The Amphiura filiformis chromosome 12, Afil_fr2py, whole genome shotgun sequence genome includes a region encoding these proteins:
- the LOC140165470 gene encoding uncharacterized protein, with amino-acid sequence MGVKTQSWISEVVFGKQTTIPELWGNFSKERKSRGLDDIGASLANCEIMKANGITNPFFTAKVPICYNGWHQNDYLMSSIELLQSQLKAANRPHFTYLDLNQGHESSGRRIQTLDASLAKFMSFLSRQDNTLTLMFGDHGNSYGPFIQQSKESKIEMAHPVLFVLASNDLATRLGRDWVHALDINQNRLVNILDLRQTVLSLAPNVDVESFPIDAKYDNHPNGLFHPISRKRSCDSMGIPPETGKCICHQGRVLQKVSNETGVLVLANFALGELNNKIQKQFLAANGNESSGFGECRYLIGSWITNVQQTVSQNITITEMDIHIPAGTGAPHSEDVFSVTIQVGSNIPALSTNIKLINYDRISTYAVYDDCRDEGVDGDLCVCSWSPILQSRHIAPPTIFGYISKVISLNRYLYIYERRTPHGLNLESSCDSEDTTFQVVIRITSKLNVGYSKKYPLTFKVKHGDIFFIDVFYQLNPKLNWDVIYDVQVKEL; translated from the exons ATGGGAGTTAAAACCCAGTCCTGGATATCGGAAGTGGTTTTTGGGAAACAAACTACTATACCTGAACTATGGGGAAACTTCAGCAAAGAACGAAAATCAAGAGGACTCGATGATATTGGTGCTTCTCTAGCAAATTGTGAAATCATGAAAGCAAATGGTATCACCAACCCATTCTTCACAGCAAAAGTACCAATATGTTACAATGGTTGGCATCAAAATGACTATCTAATGTCATCCATAGAGCTGTTACAGTCCCAACTGAAGGCAGCAAATAGACCACACTTCACTTACTTGGATCTCAATCAAGGTCATGAATCCAGTGGACGTCGAATTCAGACTCTTGATGCAAGTCTCGCTAAATTCATGTCATTTCTTAGCCGCCAAGATAATACATTGACTCTTATGTTCGGAGATCATGGGAATTCATATGGACCATTTATCCAGCAATCGAAAGAATCTAAAATTGAGATGGCTCATCCTGTGTTATTTGTACTAGCTTCGAATGATTTGGCAACCAGACTAGGTAGAGATTGGGTGCATGCTCTAGATATTAACCAAAATAGACTGGTCAATATACTAGATTTACGACAAACAGTTCTATCATTAGCACCAAATGTAGATGTAGAATCCTTCCCGATCGATGCAAAATACGACAACCATCCAAACGGACTATTCCATCCAATCAGCAGAAAGAGATCCTGCGACTCAATGGGAATACCCCCCGAAACTGGCAAATGTATATGTCACCAGGGACGGGTGCTTCAAAAGGTGTCTAATGAGACGGGTGTTCTAGTACTCGCCAATTTTGCACTAGGAGAGCTTAATAACAAGATCCAGAAGCAGTTTTTAGCAGCAAATGGGAATGAATCGTCAGGATTTGGTGAATGTCGTTACCTCATCGGCAGCTGGATAACAAATGTACAGCAAACGGTTTCTCAG AACATTACAATTACAGAAATGGATATCCATATTCCTGCAGGTACGGGAGCTCCACACAGTGAGGATGTCTTCAGCGTAACCATTCAAGTAGGATCCAACATCCCCGCATTATCAACCAATATCAAACTTATAAATTACGACAGGATATCCACCTACGCAGTTTATGACGATTGTCGAGATGAAGGAGTAGACGGTGATTTATGTGTGTGTTCATGGTCTCCTATCTTACAGTCCAGGCATATAGCTCCTCCGACAATATTTGGATACATTAGTAAAGTCATCAGTCTGAACAGGTATCTCTATATCTATGAAAGAAGAACACCCCATGGACTTAACTTAGAATCATCTTGCGATTCAGAGGATACAACCTTCCAAGTCGTTATACGTATAACGAGCAAACTCAATGTTGGATATTCGAAAAAGTATCCGTTGACTTTTAAAGTGAAACATGGGGATATATTCTTTATCGATGTTTTTTATCAACTTAATCCTAAACTAAATTGGGATGTGATATATGATGTACAAGTTAAAGAGCTGTAG